The following are from one region of the Silene latifolia isolate original U9 population chromosome 9, ASM4854445v1, whole genome shotgun sequence genome:
- the LOC141598965 gene encoding origin of replication complex subunit 4, with protein sequence MEKSQVEEAITILRSRLCDPLFTFSLFPNSTDSNYSKLKFIISGSVTEACNNSVLLLGPRGCGKTAVLELVLKDLLNEYPDMISVIKLNGLLHSDDNCAIKEIARQLCTEHQLMFSKMASFDDNTQFMVAMLRECGLAHKTIVFVLDEFDLFAQGKQRLLYSLLDAMQSVTSQAVVIGISCRLDADQLLEKRVRSRFSHRKLLFCPPSKDEFERLLENVLSLPENSGLPQSFVVQFNKELHKILADNKVKEIIDTLLNSDSTVYQLTRFLFSAVSAMNVKAGFLSIENLKAAFVSMNRQPKIEFLKDCSVLELYILVCMKRLEVREQTSYNFNSIIKEYKSVHDSFQTIDYYARSVCLRAFEHLIQYELICCTDSRGYNQSIEFRPVKLLISPYELQQGLKLNENCPSILQKLMDQTGKRS encoded by the exons ATGGAAAAATCACAAGTAGAAGAAGCCATAACAATACTAAGATCTAGATTATGTGACCCTCTTTTTACCTTTTCACTTTTCCCCAATTCCACTGACAGTAACTACAG taaattgaagtttataatatcgGGTTCGGTTACCGAGGCATGTAACAATTCTGTATTGCTTCTTGGTCCCCGTGGTTGTGGCAAAACTGCT GTTTTGGAGCTTGTTCTCAAGGATTTGCTGAATGAATATCCTGATATGATATCTGTG ATTAAGTTAAATGGGCTTCTGCATAGTGATGATAACTGCGCCATCAAG GAAATTGCTCGACAGTTATGCACAGAGCATCAGCTGATGTTTTCAAAAATG GCATCATTTGATGACAACACTCAGTTTATGGTTGCTATGTTACG TGAATGCGGCTTGGCACATAAGACAATTGTTTTTGTTCTGGATGAATTCGATCTGTTTGCCCAG GGTAAACAACGGTTACTTTATAGTTTGTTAGATGCAATGCAATCTGTGACGTCACAAGCTGTTGTTATTGGCATAAGTTGCAGATTG GATGCTGATCAACTTTTAGAGAAACGAGTCAGGTCTCGCTTCTCACACAGAAAGCTCTTGTTTTGCCCTCCCTCAAAGGATGAGTTCGAAAG GTTGTTGGAGAATGTATTATCCTTGCCTGAAAACTCGGGCCTTCCTCAGAGTTTTGTTGTTCAGTTTAACAAAGAGCTTCAC AAAATATTGGCAGATAACAAAGTCAAAGAAATTATTGACACACTGTTAAATTCTGATTCAACAGTCTACCAGTTGACAAGATTCTT GTTTTCAGCCGTTTCTGCTATGAACGTAAAGGCTGGCTTCCTGTCAATTGAGAATTTGAAGGCAGCATTTGTCAGCATGAATAGACAGCCAAAGATTGAATTTCTAAAAG ATTGCTCCGTCTTAGAACTTTATATTCTGGTCTGCATGAAGAGACTCGAAGTGAGGGAGCAAACTTCATACAATTTCAATTCCATTATCAAAG AATACAAATCCGTACATGATTCTTTCCAGACGATTGATTATTATGCTCGAAGTGTATGCTTAAGG GCCTTTGAGCATCTCATCCAATACGAATTAATATGCTGCACGGATAGCAGGGGTTACAACCAATCCATCGAATTTCGACCAGTAAAGTTACTAATTTCACCTTACGAGCTCCAGCAGGGGTTGAAGTTAAATGAAAATTGCCCT AGCATTCTTCAGAAACTGATGGATCAGACGGGGAAAAGAAGCTGA
- the LOC141598966 gene encoding sec-independent protein translocase protein TATC, chloroplastic encodes MNMSGAATSLMSSSHLNCSTSFSFNPVSPTSTPRILPQILQTTRFTPSSAYPRNYLNSNRRKTLCLAVDDSKETNFGLTSTIQDKPNEIENVNPDDGKGAIYDFLYPSKDELPDDQEMSIFDHLEELRQRIFVSVLGVGAAILGCFAFSKDLIMVLEAPVKDQGVRFLQLAPGEFFFTTLKVSGYCGLLIGSPIIVYEIIAFVVPGLTRAERRFLGPIVLASSVLFYAGITFSYLVLTPAALNFFVTYAEGVVESLWSIDQYFEFVLVLMFSTGLSFQVPVIQLLLGQTGLVSGDQMLSIWRYVVVGAVVAAAILTPSTDPLTQMLLAGPLLGLYLGGAWAVKLIGR; translated from the exons ATGAACATGAGTGGTGCTGCAACTTCCCTCATGTCTTCCTCACATCTCAACTGTAGTACCAGCTTCTCCTTCAACCCTGTCTCTCCCACCTCAACACCTCGTATCCTTCCTCAAATCCTCCAAACGACGCGTTTCACACCATCTTCTGCTTATCCCAGAAACTACTTGAACAGTAACAGAAGAAAAACCCTTTGTTTAGCAGTTGATGATTCGAAAGAAACCAATTTTGGTCTCACTTCTACAATTCAAGATAAACCCA ATGAAATAGAGAATGTTAACCCAGACGATGGAAAGGGTGCTATCTATGATTTTCTTTACCCTAGTAAGGATGAACTTCCTGATGACCAAGAGATGAGTATTTTCGATCACCTTGAGGAACTTCGTCAGAGGATATTTGTTTCAGTTCTGGGTGTTGGAGCCGCTATCTTGGGATGTTTTGCTTTCTCAAAAGATTTGATAATGGTTCTTGAAGCCCCGGTCAAAGATCAAGGCGTCCGTTTTCTGCAACTAGCTCCTGGCGAGTTTTTCTTCACTACTTTGAAG GTTTCAGGATATTGCGGTCTTCTTATTGGGAGCCCCATCATCGTCTATGAAATTATTGCTTTTGTGGTTCCTGGACTTACAAGGGCAGAGAGACGATTTCTAGGGCCTATCGTTTTGGCCTCCTCTGTGCTTTTCTATGCCGGTATAACATTCTCCTACTTAGTTCTCACCCCAGCAGCATTGAATTTCTTCGTAACTTACGCAGAAGGGGTCGTTGAATCGCTTTGGTCTATTGATCAATATTTCGAGTTTGTACTTGTCCTCATGTTCAGCACCGGGTTATCTTTCCAG GTACCAGTCATACAACTTCTGTTAGGTCAAACAGGTTTGGTATCGGGAGATCAAATGCTGTCGATTTGGAGATACGTTGTGGTTGGCGCAGTGGTTGCCGCTGCTATACTTACGCCATCAACTGATCCCTTGACCCAAATGCTTCTAGCCGGGCCGCTTCTAGGGCTTTACCTTGGTGGTGCATGGGCTGTTAAGCTTATAGGCCGGTAG
- the LOC141598968 gene encoding photosynthetic NDH subunit of subcomplex B 5, chloroplastic, whose translation MASCLNPTLLCINNSSPKINSNFNYCPTFSVSLKLENGITGRQRRFTRLQAGLTDIEPDLNEDPKDRWITPGVSPEDFEYGVYDDHHTYFETNDKGTFWGAVADEYNAMGPPTGFQGIMSWLFLPAVAAGMYYNVPGEYIYIGAGLFVIVFCIFEMVKPDQPHNFEPQIYNMERGARDKLISDYNTMDIWDFNEKYGDLWDFTVQHDDVLTR comes from the exons ATGGCATCTTGCTTGAATCCTACACTTCTTTGCATTAACAATTCATCACCTAAAATAAACAGTAACTTTAATTACTGTCCAACATTCTCAGTTTCCCTTAAATTGGAAAATGGCATAACAGGAAGACAAAGAaggtttacaaggttgcaagccgGTCTGACCGACATTGAACCCGACCTCAATGAAGACCCTAAAGACCGTTGGATCACCCCTGGTGTCTCTCCT GAAGATTTTGAATATGGAGTGTATGATGATCACCACACATACTTCGAAACCAATGACAAAG GCACATTTTGGGGAGCAGTGGCTGATGAATATAATGCTATGGGTCCACCTACTGGTTTTCAAG GAATTATGTCATGGCTCTTCCTACCAGCAGTTGCTGCCGGGATGTATTACAATGTTCCG GGGGAGTATATATACATTGGAGCAGGTTTATTTGTGATTGTATTTTGCATATTTGAGATGGTTAAACCAGATCAACCTCATAACTTTGAGCCTCAAATATATAACATGGAGAGGGGAGCTCGCGACAAGTTGATTTCCGACTACAATACTATGGATATCTGGGACTTCAATGAGAAATACGGAGATCTCTGGGATTTTACAGTCCAGCACGATGATGTCTTGACGAGGTAA
- the LOC141598967 gene encoding zinc finger CCCH domain-containing protein 15-like has translation MQQEISSSRTANMSRMSQITGLSDMLSSTPYSSIFFQSGRGTSPTPFSRSSSEQRATATTAAAVASFSRLMSEHSDLTNRFTLCLSQLKKTFKEAETLRQENTNLRLANHELNLQINLLLEAAELQTAAAYSDPLPLTGGKSSSETNTGGGGLEEGFENNSESPTSVIEDERNQQEVEAGRVTLPKSISIRSKGYLKISPGSAAGSSGSSSEAKPKPKRGGSSKTRSTSPVSGPQKVYVQGGGRIDGPIEMDVFNQGMFKTELCNKWQDTGNCPYGDHCQFAHGIKELRPVIRHPRYKTEVCRMVLAGVTCPYGHRCHFRHALTQEEQDTLPLRLQ, from the exons ATGCAGCAAGAAATATCTTCCTCAAGGACGGCAAACATGTCGAGAATGTCGCAAATCACTGGACTCTCGGATATGCTCTCCTCAACGCCGTACTCCTCTATCTTCTTCCAATCTGGCCGCGGCACTTCTCCAACACCTTTCAGCAGAAGCTCAAGCGAGCAGCGCGCAACCGCTACCACAGCCGCTGCAGTGGCTTCCTTCTCTCGCCTAATGTCTGAGCACAGTGACCTCACCAACCGCTTCACATTATGCTTGTCGCAGCTCAAAAAGACCTTCAAGGAGGCCGAGACTCTCCGCCAAGAGAACACCAATCTCCGCCTTGCAAACCATGAGCTCAACCTTCAGATCAACCTCCTCCTTGAAGCCGCTGAACTCCAGACAGCAGCAGCATATTCTGATCCTCTTCCCTTGACTGGTGGAAAATCGAGCAGTGAGACGAATACTGGTGGAGGTGGCTTGGAGGAAGGGTTTGAGAATAATTCGGAGAGTCCGACAAGTGTGATTGAGGATGAGAGAAACCAGCAAGAGGTTGAGGCAGGGAGAGTTACTTTGCCTAAGAGTATTTCTATCCGGTCTAAGGGTTATCTGAAGATAAGTCCTGGTAGTGCAGCTGGCTCGAGTGGAAGCTCTTCCGAGGCTAAGCCGAAGCCTAAGCGTGGTGGTTCGTCTAAAACTCGCTCTACTAGTCCTGTCTCTGGCCCG CAAAAGGTATATGTGCAAGGAGGAGGCAGGATAGACGGTCCAATAGAGATGGATGTTTTCAATCAAGGGATGTTCAAGACTGAGTTATGCAACAAATGGCAGGATACTGGGAACTGTCCTTATGGAgatcattgccaatttgcacatGGGATTAAGGAACTTCGCCCTGTCATTCGTCACCCTCGCTACAAGACTGAAGTCTGTCGTATGGTCCTTGCTGGAGTTACATGCCCTTATGGTCATCGCTGCCACTTTCGTCATGCCCTCACTCAGGAAGAGCAGGACACGCTTCCACTGAGGCTCCAGTAG
- the LOC141598969 gene encoding putative zinc finger protein At1g68190 isoform X1: MEKTCEFCGAPRPIIYCQADGAFLCLSCDSKVHSANALSSRHTRTLLCDSCRYNQASVRCLDHLMLLCRGCDTRMHRLPPHQHKKLMISSFTGCPSAKNFAALWGFGANELDEFSARGQHGDESGMSSEMAGVTSRSFASSTEGTSSFVGAEHETGSSGQYYKEQSVNHQKEQNNCLIMQQILDLKKLQLTEEDEKSPPLLHRYDEPGMPSAVDNTSGKLNEGVNNQLQGSQCLADSPQCSDSSKVASKGEGFTSSSQLDHLSGSPSAGDPFWPSKNPTDPNQIWSQNIQDIGVCEEAGYSDVFNIPDVDVTFRNFEDFFSGDIGLAESLLGDDMTWAEIEKATKEDVSASSSVYVNERANPPYQYRNHLSQSMKNPYYLIRSSGSPSFSPSRLSAESSGSECFDSGHSGCFARGEEVSKMTGAHDKDIENGEPSVRPSKERSKTRMQGKQTPLSPRKGKADMHKRIKNRYMKVQGYDSEAASVTKSY; encoded by the exons ATGGAGAAAACGTGTGAATTCTGTGGAGCACCAAGACCAATAATCTACTGTCAAGCAGACGGCGCATTTCTGTGTCTGTCTTGTGATTCCAAAGTTCATTCAGCAAATGCACTTTCTAGTCGCCATACTCGAACTCTCCTATGTGACTCTTGTAGATACAATCAAGCCAGTGTCCGATGTTTGGATCATTTAATGTTACTTTGTCGAGGGTGTGATACTCGGATGCACCGCCTTCCTCCTCATCAGCATAAGAAGCTGATGATTAGCAGCTTTACTGGGTGCCCTTCAGCTAAGAACTTCGCGGCTTTGTGGGGTTTTGGGGCTAATGAGTTGGATGAGTTTTCTGCTCGTGGTCAACATGGAGATGAATCGGGAATGTCCAGTGAAATGGCTGGAGTGACTTCGAGAAGTTTTGCAAGTTCGACTGAGGGTACAAGTTCTTTTGTCGGTGCAGAACATGAAACGGGTTCTAGCGGCCAATACTACAAG GAACAATCAGTCAATCATCAGAAAGAACAAAATAATTGCTTGATCATGCAACAAATTCTCGACTTGAAAAAGCTTCAGCTCACTGAAGAGGATGAAAAGTCACCACCACTTCTACATCGTTATGATGAACCTGGTATGCCTTCCGCAGTTGATAACACATCAGGAAAGCTCAACGAAGGCGTAAATAACCAACTGCAAGGGAGCCAATGTCTTGCTGATAGTCCTCAATGCTCGGACAGTTCAAAAGTGGCGTCAAAAGGTGAAGGGTTTACATCATCCTCACAGTTAGACCATTTATCGGGATCTCCTTCTGCAGGAGACCCATTTTGGCCAAGTAAAAATCCAACAGACCCTAATCAG ATTTGGTCTCAAAATATCCAAGATATTGGTGTTTGTGAAGAGGCTGGATACTCCGATGTTTTCAACATACCAGATGTGGACGTAACTTTCCGAAACTTTGAAGACTTTTTCTCCGGCGATATTGGCTTAGCTGAATCTTTGCTTGGAGATGATATGACATGGGCTGAGATAGAAAAGGCAACTAAAGAG GATGTTTCTGCTTCATCATCTGTTTATGTCAATGAGAGAGCAAACCCGCCTTATCAGTATCGTAACCATTTGTCTCAAAGCATGAAAAATCCGTATTACTTAATCAGATCCTCAGGGTCCCCTTCATTTTCTCCGTCAAGGCTTAGTGCTGAGAGTAGCGGAAGTGAATGCTTTGACAGTGGACATTCAGGATGCTTTGCTAGAGGTGAAGAAGTAAGCAAAATGACTGGAGCGCATGATAAGGATATAGAAAACGGAGAACCTTCAGTAAGGCCATCCAAAGAAAGAAGCAAGACTCGAAT GCAAGGTAAACAAACTCCACTGTCACCTCGGAAGGGTAAAGCTGATATGCATAAGAGGATAAAAAACCGGTACATGAAGGTTCAAGGCTATGACTCCGAGGCTGCAAGCGTGACTAAAAGCTACTGA
- the LOC141598969 gene encoding putative zinc finger protein At1g68190 isoform X2: protein MEKTCEFCGAPRPIIYCQADGAFLCLSCDSKVHSANALSSRHTRTLLCDSCRYNQASVRCLDHLMLLCRGCDTRMHRLPPHQHKKLMISSFTGCPSAKNFAALWGFGANELDEFSARGQHGDESGMSSEMAGVTSRSFASSTEGTSSFVGAEHETGSSGQYYKEQSVNHQKEQNNCLIMQQILDLKKLQLTEEDEKSPPLLHRYDEPGMPSAVDNTSGKLNEGVNNQLQGSQCLADSPQCSDSSKVASKGEGFTSSSQLDHLSGSPSAGDPFWPSKNPTDPNQIWSQNIQDIGVCEEAGYSDVFNIPDVDVTFRNFEDFFSGDIGLAESLLGDDMTWAEIEKATKEDVSASSSVYVNERANPPYQYRNHLSQSMKNPYYLIRSSGSPSFSPSRLSAESSGSECFDSGHSGCFARGEEVSKMTGAHDKDIENGEPSVRPSKERSKTRM from the exons ATGGAGAAAACGTGTGAATTCTGTGGAGCACCAAGACCAATAATCTACTGTCAAGCAGACGGCGCATTTCTGTGTCTGTCTTGTGATTCCAAAGTTCATTCAGCAAATGCACTTTCTAGTCGCCATACTCGAACTCTCCTATGTGACTCTTGTAGATACAATCAAGCCAGTGTCCGATGTTTGGATCATTTAATGTTACTTTGTCGAGGGTGTGATACTCGGATGCACCGCCTTCCTCCTCATCAGCATAAGAAGCTGATGATTAGCAGCTTTACTGGGTGCCCTTCAGCTAAGAACTTCGCGGCTTTGTGGGGTTTTGGGGCTAATGAGTTGGATGAGTTTTCTGCTCGTGGTCAACATGGAGATGAATCGGGAATGTCCAGTGAAATGGCTGGAGTGACTTCGAGAAGTTTTGCAAGTTCGACTGAGGGTACAAGTTCTTTTGTCGGTGCAGAACATGAAACGGGTTCTAGCGGCCAATACTACAAG GAACAATCAGTCAATCATCAGAAAGAACAAAATAATTGCTTGATCATGCAACAAATTCTCGACTTGAAAAAGCTTCAGCTCACTGAAGAGGATGAAAAGTCACCACCACTTCTACATCGTTATGATGAACCTGGTATGCCTTCCGCAGTTGATAACACATCAGGAAAGCTCAACGAAGGCGTAAATAACCAACTGCAAGGGAGCCAATGTCTTGCTGATAGTCCTCAATGCTCGGACAGTTCAAAAGTGGCGTCAAAAGGTGAAGGGTTTACATCATCCTCACAGTTAGACCATTTATCGGGATCTCCTTCTGCAGGAGACCCATTTTGGCCAAGTAAAAATCCAACAGACCCTAATCAG ATTTGGTCTCAAAATATCCAAGATATTGGTGTTTGTGAAGAGGCTGGATACTCCGATGTTTTCAACATACCAGATGTGGACGTAACTTTCCGAAACTTTGAAGACTTTTTCTCCGGCGATATTGGCTTAGCTGAATCTTTGCTTGGAGATGATATGACATGGGCTGAGATAGAAAAGGCAACTAAAGAG GATGTTTCTGCTTCATCATCTGTTTATGTCAATGAGAGAGCAAACCCGCCTTATCAGTATCGTAACCATTTGTCTCAAAGCATGAAAAATCCGTATTACTTAATCAGATCCTCAGGGTCCCCTTCATTTTCTCCGTCAAGGCTTAGTGCTGAGAGTAGCGGAAGTGAATGCTTTGACAGTGGACATTCAGGATGCTTTGCTAGAGGTGAAGAAGTAAGCAAAATGACTGGAGCGCATGATAAGGATATAGAAAACGGAGAACCTTCAGTAAGGCCATCCAAAGAAAGAAGCAAGACTCGAATGTAA